The following nucleotide sequence is from Halobacillus mangrovi.
CGACAACCGTTATCTTCTTAAACTAGGTGGACCAGGTCTACTAATGAAAAAAGGTAAATTGAACTTCTTCTTTTAATAAAGAGTGAGTAAAAAAAGCAAAGGCAGCTGAGACTGCCTTTGCTTTTTTGATGCTCCACACCGGCAAGTGTTGGGGACTTCCATGAGGCTTGCGCATTTCTATTGTCCAGCTCCAGCGCCCAGATCCTCGAGCCATAAGCCAAGACCCTCTGTGAGGAAAGAACACCTCACTGAGGGTCTTGGCTTTAGCTGTTCGGATCTACCAGGGCACTTGCGCATTTCCAGAATCAATTATAAAATGAACGTTGGAGAAATTTACGTTGATGCGGGTTTAGGGGGATCTTTTTGAATATTGTTCAATTCGTTGTTTCCATGTTATTGTTCTTTGTTTTATTTTTTGGAATCTCTTTTCTTTTAAATATGATTTTAAGGTCTTCATGGATCATGTCTTTTGTGTACCCGGCTATCGTTTTATTGATTGTCGATGATTTTCCTTGGACGAGATATTTTTCAGCACCGACCGATTCATTTCCAATGGTGTTTGAGCACATCGCTAATTTGAAGTTCGTCGATATATTTATTTTACTTAGTGGCTTTGCTGGCACAATAGTAGCGGGGGTAGTCATAAGGTTTCTTAGGAAAAGTGGATATCAGATGTTTTAATGAAAAAGCTGAAGTGGACGTGAAGACGTCTGCTTCAGCTTTTTTGTATAAAATTAGCAAGCTTGGACATGATTACACCTAGAGGTGATTTTCATGAAAAAGCGTACGAAGAAAGTACTATTTATTAGCTTGTTTGTGTTGGCTTTTTACAGTACTTTAGCGAATGTATCTAATATTTCGATTACAGATTTAGATGATTGGATCGCAGCTAAGTTCAATGCGGATACGTTCGAAGGTACGTCACTTAACGAAAAAGAAGTGAATATCAATGAGAAATCATTAAATGTGAAGCAGGCTCAGCAAAGGTATGTATCGAGTGCGACTGTAAAAGCAGCTCAAAGTTTGGCTGAATCTATTGATCTCACTCAATATCCTGCTCATACGGTTGTAGCTACAGGCTATACAGCTGGGGAAGAGTCAACGGGGAAGACGCCTGAGCACCCAGAGTATGGGATTACTTATTCAGGTGTGAACGTTAAGCGAGATTTGTATTCGACGATTGCAGCAGATTTAAGTGTATTTCCAATCGGAACAGTCCTGTTTATCCCGGACTATGGTTATGGTGTCGTTGCAGATAAAGGCGGGGCTATAAAAGGAAATAAATTAGATTTATATTTCCCTACTGTACAGGATGTGTATGATCAATGGGGAAAGAGGACTTTAGAAGTTTTCGTGATTAAAAATGGGACAGGTGAATTGACGGAAGAAGAACTTGTCCAACTGAATGAGAACGAAGCGTTACAAGTTTTTCGCACTCAAATGCAAAGTGGATGATTTACAAAACCCCGCTCTAAAATAAGAGCGGGGTTTTGTAATTTTTATAAAACTAATAGATGAGAGTATGAAGCAAGAAAGTAAGTAATATTCCTGTCAATCCGCCGAAAAAGACTTCAATAGGCTGGTGTCCCAGCAATTCCTTCAATTCTTCTTTCTTTTGATATTCCTCTTTATTCCCCCAATCTCTCGCTTCACTTACAAAACGATTGAAATCTTTCAATAAAATATTAAGCATGATGGCTTGTTCGCCTGTTTGTCTTCGTACCCCAGTAGAATCGAACATGACGATAATTGTAAATACGCAAGCGACAGCGAATATAGGAGAATCAAAACCACGTTCAATCCCAACACCTGTAGCAAGAGCAGTAACAGCCGCTGAGTGGCTGCTTGGCATCCCCCCAGTACTGAAGGCGAGACTGGCATTAAATTTCCTTGAAGCGATAAAGTTTATCGGGACTTTAACAACTTGTGCAAAAAAAATAGCGGCGATCGAAGCCCATAAGGGGAAATTTTGCAGTAAATCAAGCAACATGGTGACATCCTTTCCAGACAGAGAGGTTTAATATGTATTCGTATGATTAAACGTTACTTTAGATTGTCATTATATCACAATTCTGAGTTGTTCGTATTAAGGAAATATTTTTTGTATACTAAGAAACAGAGGTGATAATGGTGTTCAATATTAAAAACAAACGAACTGAAAATGATCAGACCCTCCTCATAGGTCTTTTTAAAGAGGAATCAGAAGAAGAGGTTTCTACCAATGTAGATTCTTCATGGAAAGAAACAGCCAATATGTACATAAGAAGCGGGGATATTTCTAATCGATACAAAACCTTATCAAAGGTACTTTCCCCTAATCAGAACAAAAGGGAATATTATCTTGGCCTAGGCAAGAAGAAAGAATTAACAAAGCATTCCTTTAGAAAAGCACTAGGCCATGCCTTTCAATCCATTGTTAAAGAAGGGCACGAAGGAATAACAGTAGACTTTGCAAGTTTGAATTCTCATTTATCTATAGAAGAATTAGGTGAAATTATAGGCGAAGCTTTATTTACTTCGACTTACCATTTGCCTTCATTCAAAACAAAACGCCAAGAACCAAAAATGATTCAACAACTTCATGTGATCTATGAAGGAAAAGAAGAACCTCTTTTGAAAGCTTTAGAGAAAGGGTATGCCTTAGCACAGGGAGTTAATACGGCTCGTCATCTTGTCCACTTGCCCGCAAATATTCTCACACCAAATGAACTGGCTGAATTCTCTAAGACTTTAGCTGAGGATCATGAATTTGAGATTGATATTCTTGAAAAAGAGGATATGGAAAAGCTGGGCATGGGTGCGTTACTCGCAGTCAATCAAGGATCGGTTGAACCTCCTAAGGTGATCGTAATAAAGTATCAAGGACTGGAAAAGTGGGAAGACGTAACAGCTTTTGTCGGCAAAGGAATTACGTATGATACTGGAGGATACTCCATAAAGTCTAAGACGGGAATGCCAGGGATGAAAGGGGACATGGGCGGTGCCGCTGCTGTCCTTGGAGCGATGGATACCATCGGCCGCTTGAAACCAAAGAAGAATATTCTTGCTGTCATTCCTTCTACAGATAATATGATAGCCGGAGACGCTTTTAAACCCGATGATGTCATTTCTTCTATGAGTGGAAAAACCATAGAGGTTTTAAATACGGATGCGGAAGGCCGACTGGCATTAGCGGATGGAGTCACTTTTGCGAAAAGCCAAAAAGCAGACCGAATTTTTGATGTGGCTACCCTTACTGGAGGAGTGGTAACTGCGTTAGGTTCCTGGATGACTGGAGCGATGACGAACCATCAAGAGTTATTCAATGACCTTCAGCAAATCGCAGAAGAGATGGGAGAGCCGATTTGGCAGCTTCCATACAATGAAGATTATAAAGCTCAAGTAAGAAAGAGTGACATCGCAGATTTGAATAACTCTCCAACACGAAAAGCACACGCCATTATGGGCGGAGCTTTTGTCGGAGCTTTTGTAGAAGAAACGCCGTGGGTACACTTAGACATCGCTGGTACTTCTATTTCAGAAAGCCCGCACGATCTAGGTCCTAAAGGCCCTACAGGTGTGATGTCAAAAACATTAGCTGGCTACGTTTTGTCATAACCGGATGACCCCCAGGCGATCGATTGCCTGGGTAATTTTTATAAAAGTAGGTACACACCCACCCGGATCCGATTAGTCTGTATAAGATACAGAGAACTCGATTCGGGGAGGGGAGAAGATGTCCCTTCAAAGAAAAAGAATAGTCGAAATAGAAGACTGCGCAGGTCAACAAGTGGTTGTTTCTACAAAAGACTGGGTATATATAGGTAAGCTTGAGGTAATCACTTCCGGAGAACTTATAATAAACGTGGGAGATTTGTTGCTTACAGTAAATAGGGAAGATGTTGATAACGTGTTGGTAAAATAAAACACCCCGCTAACGTGTAGGGGGTGTCTTCATAATTTAGTCTTGAATCGCAGCCTCAAGCGCTACCTCAATCATATCATTAAATGTCGTTTGACGTTCTTCTGCTGTTGTTTCTTCACCTGTAAGGATATGGTCACTTACGGTAAGAACTGAAAGGGCCTGGCGGTTATATTTAGCTGCTAGCGTGTAAAGAGCAGTTGTTTCCATTTCCACAGCTAATACATTGTATTTAGCCAGCAAGTTAAAAAGGTCCATGGCCTCATCGCGATAGAAGCTGTCACTAGTGAAGACATTTCCGACGCGAAGCTTTAGTCCTTTATTTTCACCGGCTTCATAAGCGTTCTTCAATAAATTGAAGTCTGCTGTAGGTGCAAAATCAATGCCACCGAACACCATGCGATTCATTTGAGAATCTGTGGTTGATGTGGAAGCAAGGATAACGTCACGGACTTTAACATCACTTTGAAGCGCTCCACAGGAACCAACACGAATTAATTTTTGAACGCCATAGCTTTCCATTAGTTCATTAACATAGATGGAAATAGAAGGTACGCCCATTCCTGTTCCTTGCACGGAAATTCTTTCACCTTTGTAAGTACCAGTATAACCATACATGCCACGTACTTCGTTGTAGCATGATACATCTTCTAAGAAATTTTCAGCAATATATTTAGCGCGCAATGGATCGCCGGGTAAAAGAATTTTGTCAGCGATGTCTTCAGGTTTTGCTCCGATATGTGTTGTCATAGGTATTCCCTCCTCAATATCTTTAACTATTTTAAATTACCACACCACTATGGAGAAAACAAATACCAGTAAAAGCTTGTGAGGCTGAAGTTAGAAGGTTTCCTTTCTAATGCAAATAGGGTTTAGAAAAGATGTTTGGTATAATCACTAAGTATAGGAAAGAGATGAAAGTAAGGAGTGCATGTGTCGTGAATATATCTATATCCCAGCTTCCTGGGATCGGACAAAAAATTTCTTTGAAAACAGGCGAAGATAGCATGCTTGTTCTAATCGTCCATCACACTGGGAAAAGGGAACTTTACTTTTTTGAAGATGCCGATAGTGAAGAAGCAGACTTTGCCATGGACTTAACTTCAGATGAAACACGGGAACTAGGGGCTCAGCTTCTTGGTGCTACCTACCAGCCAGTTGATGCAGACAAACTGAAAATTTTTCAAAACCAGATTGTTATTGATTGGGTGGAATTAGAAGGAAAGTCCAGCTTGGCTTATAAAACCATAGAGGAATCTGAAATAAGAAACAAGACTGGAGCTACTATTATTGGCATCGTAAAAGGAGACGAAACTATTGCGATTCCAGAAGCAGATACCAAACTACAGCCGGGAGACGTCATCATGACTATTGGAAAGCAGGATCAAATCGATACCTTGTCCGACTTGTGTAAAGGAGAGGAATGATGACCCTTGCATTCTGAATTTCCATCCCTGCTTGGCGCGGGGCTTATTTTGCTATTCATATTTTACTTAGGTTTTTTGAGTCTTAAGATTAAATTGCCCAATGTCATTCTTTATATCTTACTGGGAATTATTCTCGCGGATTTCGTTCATGAGAGCGAACTTTTGCATTTTGCCAGTGAAATTGGGATTGTATTGTTGTTTTTCCTTCTTGGGTTAGAATTTAATGTAAAACGTTTGGGTGGAATAGCGAAGAAAATATGGCCATCAGGACTTCTGGATGTATTTCTGAGTCTAGGAGTGACGACAGGAATTGCTCTATTGTTTAATTTGGACTTATTCTCAAGTTTTCTGATTGGCGGGCTCGCCTACGCTACAAGTTCGTCAATTACGGCTAAGCTTTTGGACGACAGGGGTCGAATGGCGAACACAGAAACAGAATTTATGTTAGCCATTCTGATATTCGAAGACCTTGTGGCCCCGATTGTTGTAGCGATTTTGTTTGGAGTGAGTACGGGTGAGAGCTTCGCCTCATCTACATTCCTGTTGCTCGTCGGAAAAATCATAGGGTTGACCGTTTTAGCCATTGTGCTTGGAAAAACCGTATTCAAGCGATTTGAGAGGTTTCTTGATCGAATTGATGATGAAGACTTCAAAATTGCTTTACTAGTAGGCATTGCGCTTGCTTATGGTGGACTAGCCTTATACCTCGGACTGTCCGAAGTCTTGGGGGCATTCCTTGCCGGGATGATGTTAGCGGAGATTGGACGAATTGAAAAAGTCGAACAGACCGTTTTTCCTGTCAGGGATCTCATGCTTCCTACATTTTTCATTTACTTTGGAACAACGATTGAGCTTGGTGATGGCATTCCTATGGTAGGGCTTCTGGCTGCTGTTCTGGTATGGTCTGTCATCGCTAAGATCTTACTCGGTGTACTAGGAGGCCCGATGTATGGTCTGTCTAGGCGCGTTTCTCTTCGTGCAGGATTATCCTTATGTGCACGTGGAGAATTCTCGGTTGTCATTGCCAGTGTGGCGACAGGAGTGATTAAGGTATTCAGTGGAATATACATTTTAATTGCTGCCTTTATCGGTATGTTTCTTTTCGAACAAGCCTCAGCCATTACAAATAAAGTATATGGTAAGCCTGTGAAGAAGAAGAAAAACCTGAAAGTGCCAGGAAATTAAAAAAGAGAGGGAGCTCTTTGGGCCACCTCTCTTTTTGCTACTTTTGAAAGTACTGGTGTTCTAAATCCTCCAGCTGCTTATACGCTTGCTGGTTAAATTTCGTTTCTCTTCTCGTTAACTTTGCTTTCAACTGTTCAATGGATTCGATAAGTGATTCTTTATAGTCAGGAATGGAGGAACCTTCATAGGGATGAACCGCTTCTTTTTGAATGTTTGCTTTTTCCATATAACTTAGTGCTTTTCTTTGATGAAAGAATACCCCTTCTGTTTTTCCAGGATTATGAAGGTCTCCTTGCATAGGGTGTTTCTCCACAGCTAAAATTTTTACTAAGTAAAAGCGATTTCGATCTTCAACGAGTTCCCCTATATAAATCCCTGATTTATAGTGGGCTTTCACTATGCTGCCGATGCTCAAATCTGCCATTTGCATTCCCCCTCTATAGGACATTGTATCAAAGAAGTGAATTGTGAAGAAATCATGAAGTACGTGAAGTGAAGGGCCGCTTTCTGCTATAATGGGGACACAAGGGAAGGAAGTGATGCTCCTATGATGGAATTTCTTTATTTTCCTCAAGACAAAAGCGAGTACATTCCCGCTGTTCTTATGCTTCTTTTATTTATTATCCTTGCAGCCGTTACTATGATTGTTCTTATAAAAGCATCTCAAAAAGAGGAGAAGAAAACCAACCATACGTACCGACTAGAAGAACACGAGAATGAAAACTGACAAGACCACGCCGGAGAATCCAGCGTGGTTTTTTGTTATAGATTCCGTAATCTTGGGGAGACTAACTCAATAAACGCTAGAGATGGTTGAGGTGTAAGGATGAGGAAATGGATAAGCTTCTTCTTATTAAGTGGCGCATTACTTTCTGGATGTACTGGTGACCAGCGATCTCCTCTGGACACTTCCATTTATAATCAATCTAATGATAAGATCGGAACGGCTTCATTAACAGAAAAGCCCGATGGCGTAGAGGTGGCTTTGAAGGTTGAAGGTCTGGAGCCTGGGGTCCATGCCGTTCATATTCACGAGTTTCCGAAGTGTGAGGCCCCTGAATTTAAAAGTGCAGGGAATCACTTTAATCCAAAATCAAAGGATCATGGTTTGATGAATACTGATGGTGCACATGCAGGGGATATGCAGAATGTTCAAGCTGACGCCAGTGGTATGGTGGATGTTAAACTAATGCTCTCCGAAGCAAAGCTTAAAGAAGGGCAAATGTCCCTATTAAGAAAAGAAGGCACATCCATTGTTATTACCAACGGACAAGATGATGGAATGACTCAGCCTGCAGGTGATTCAGGAGATAGAATTGCGTGTGGCAAAATTACGCTGGATGCTGATGAAGATGAAGCCAGTGACCCTACTGAGCCGGATAAAAAACAAGAAAAATAGCAGGTAAAAGAGACTGGGACAAAACTGAATGAACCAAAAGATTCCGAACGATTTA
It contains:
- a CDS encoding YuiB family protein — translated: MNIVQFVVSMLLFFVLFFGISFLLNMILRSSWIMSFVYPAIVLLIVDDFPWTRYFSAPTDSFPMVFEHIANLKFVDIFILLSGFAGTIVAGVVIRFLRKSGYQMF
- a CDS encoding 3D domain-containing protein, with protein sequence MKKRTKKVLFISLFVLAFYSTLANVSNISITDLDDWIAAKFNADTFEGTSLNEKEVNINEKSLNVKQAQQRYVSSATVKAAQSLAESIDLTQYPAHTVVATGYTAGEESTGKTPEHPEYGITYSGVNVKRDLYSTIAADLSVFPIGTVLFIPDYGYGVVADKGGAIKGNKLDLYFPTVQDVYDQWGKRTLEVFVIKNGTGELTEEELVQLNENEALQVFRTQMQSG
- a CDS encoding divergent PAP2 family protein, whose amino-acid sequence is MLLDLLQNFPLWASIAAIFFAQVVKVPINFIASRKFNASLAFSTGGMPSSHSAAVTALATGVGIERGFDSPIFAVACVFTIIVMFDSTGVRRQTGEQAIMLNILLKDFNRFVSEARDWGNKEEYQKKEELKELLGHQPIEVFFGGLTGILLTFLLHTLIY
- a CDS encoding leucyl aminopeptidase codes for the protein MFNIKNKRTENDQTLLIGLFKEESEEEVSTNVDSSWKETANMYIRSGDISNRYKTLSKVLSPNQNKREYYLGLGKKKELTKHSFRKALGHAFQSIVKEGHEGITVDFASLNSHLSIEELGEIIGEALFTSTYHLPSFKTKRQEPKMIQQLHVIYEGKEEPLLKALEKGYALAQGVNTARHLVHLPANILTPNELAEFSKTLAEDHEFEIDILEKEDMEKLGMGALLAVNQGSVEPPKVIVIKYQGLEKWEDVTAFVGKGITYDTGGYSIKSKTGMPGMKGDMGGAAAVLGAMDTIGRLKPKKNILAVIPSTDNMIAGDAFKPDDVISSMSGKTIEVLNTDAEGRLALADGVTFAKSQKADRIFDVATLTGGVVTALGSWMTGAMTNHQELFNDLQQIAEEMGEPIWQLPYNEDYKAQVRKSDIADLNNSPTRKAHAIMGGAFVGAFVEETPWVHLDIAGTSISESPHDLGPKGPTGVMSKTLAGYVLS
- the deoD gene encoding purine-nucleoside phosphorylase, whose protein sequence is MTTHIGAKPEDIADKILLPGDPLRAKYIAENFLEDVSCYNEVRGMYGYTGTYKGERISVQGTGMGVPSISIYVNELMESYGVQKLIRVGSCGALQSDVKVRDVILASTSTTDSQMNRMVFGGIDFAPTADFNLLKNAYEAGENKGLKLRVGNVFTSDSFYRDEAMDLFNLLAKYNVLAVEMETTALYTLAAKYNRQALSVLTVSDHILTGEETTAEERQTTFNDMIEVALEAAIQD
- a CDS encoding cation:proton antiporter regulatory subunit, with the protein product MNISISQLPGIGQKISLKTGEDSMLVLIVHHTGKRELYFFEDADSEEADFAMDLTSDETRELGAQLLGATYQPVDADKLKIFQNQIVIDWVELEGKSSLAYKTIEESEIRNKTGATIIGIVKGDETIAIPEADTKLQPGDVIMTIGKQDQIDTLSDLCKGEE
- a CDS encoding cation:proton antiporter, translated to MHSEFPSLLGAGLILLFIFYLGFLSLKIKLPNVILYILLGIILADFVHESELLHFASEIGIVLLFFLLGLEFNVKRLGGIAKKIWPSGLLDVFLSLGVTTGIALLFNLDLFSSFLIGGLAYATSSSITAKLLDDRGRMANTETEFMLAILIFEDLVAPIVVAILFGVSTGESFASSTFLLLVGKIIGLTVLAIVLGKTVFKRFERFLDRIDDEDFKIALLVGIALAYGGLALYLGLSEVLGAFLAGMMLAEIGRIEKVEQTVFPVRDLMLPTFFIYFGTTIELGDGIPMVGLLAAVLVWSVIAKILLGVLGGPMYGLSRRVSLRAGLSLCARGEFSVVIASVATGVIKVFSGIYILIAAFIGMFLFEQASAITNKVYGKPVKKKKNLKVPGN
- a CDS encoding kinase-associated lipoprotein B, whose amino-acid sequence is MADLSIGSIVKAHYKSGIYIGELVEDRNRFYLVKILAVEKHPMQGDLHNPGKTEGVFFHQRKALSYMEKANIQKEAVHPYEGSSIPDYKESLIESIEQLKAKLTRRETKFNQQAYKQLEDLEHQYFQK
- a CDS encoding superoxide dismutase family protein, with the protein product MRKWISFFLLSGALLSGCTGDQRSPLDTSIYNQSNDKIGTASLTEKPDGVEVALKVEGLEPGVHAVHIHEFPKCEAPEFKSAGNHFNPKSKDHGLMNTDGAHAGDMQNVQADASGMVDVKLMLSEAKLKEGQMSLLRKEGTSIVITNGQDDGMTQPAGDSGDRIACGKITLDADEDEASDPTEPDKKQEK